A genomic segment from Arcobacter sp. CECT 8986 encodes:
- a CDS encoding methyl-accepting chemotaxis protein — translation MKSFSVKLKLSISTIIAVVGLTVITSLMFISISNVNSLNQASLYIEILQSKMLKLRINEKNFLNSLDISYANELTKDYTNLISHTNDLNKLLQKNSIDTKNIELFLKSLNDYKKTFEKVVSKQKEIGLNYKDGLYGSLRDSVHKVQKIGEEVGYQTMNVKLLELRRHEKDFMLRKDKSYVKKFDLTMRKLRFVVRSNKTHITKEQKKQIYAILKDYRTSFLKLVQAEETKGLSNNLALLKQMKDIAKKSEITLKKAVDSIEIETNKKIEAMKILAFVLAVIMIGLCLISSFYIAKQVISNINKFHDGLINFFNFINNHHNKDIEPISIKSKDEFGQMATIINENISKTKKNIQKEAELIEDATYVANMIKQGHLSNKIQVSSNNETLNELKEVINEMLENMRQNIISIMDILQSYRNYDYTKVINTSNMQGSMKQLSEDVNSVGMTITSMLVDSRKTGVYLENDSNSLTKNVNTLSTIARQQAASLEETAAAIEEVTSNLENTTKQALKMSNLSNETKQAAIIGKEKASKTVVSMDEINQTVNAITESISVIDQIAFQTNILSLNAAVEAATAGEAGKGFAVVAQEVRNLAGRSSHAAKQIKQLVENATLKANEGKTISTQMIEGFEQLNEKIEQTTLLVDDVSKTSKEQSETMTQINETMAELDKNTQENAKAAENTSLIAQKTNSLAIKALKATDDKKFEGKDEIKAKNSY, via the coding sequence ATGAAAAGCTTTTCAGTAAAATTAAAACTTTCAATTTCAACTATCATAGCAGTAGTTGGTCTAACAGTTATCACTTCTTTGATGTTTATCTCAATTTCTAATGTAAATAGTCTAAATCAAGCATCACTATATATAGAAATACTTCAATCCAAAATGCTAAAACTAAGGATAAATGAAAAAAACTTCTTAAATAGTTTAGATATTAGTTATGCAAATGAGTTGACAAAAGATTATACAAACTTGATTTCTCATACAAATGATTTAAATAAGTTATTACAAAAAAACTCAATAGATACAAAAAATATTGAACTATTTTTGAAGTCATTAAATGATTATAAGAAAACATTTGAGAAAGTTGTATCAAAACAAAAAGAGATAGGTTTAAATTATAAAGATGGACTTTATGGAAGTCTAAGAGATAGTGTACACAAAGTTCAAAAAATTGGTGAAGAAGTTGGATACCAAACTATGAATGTAAAACTTCTTGAGTTAAGAAGACATGAAAAAGATTTTATGTTAAGAAAAGACAAGTCTTATGTAAAGAAGTTTGATTTAACTATGAGAAAGTTGAGATTTGTAGTAAGAAGCAATAAAACACATATAACAAAAGAGCAAAAAAAACAGATATACGCAATCTTGAAAGATTATAGAACATCATTTTTAAAATTAGTTCAAGCAGAAGAGACAAAAGGACTAAGTAATAATTTAGCTCTTTTAAAACAGATGAAAGATATCGCTAAAAAAAGTGAGATTACACTAAAAAAAGCAGTTGATTCAATAGAAATAGAAACAAATAAAAAAATAGAAGCTATGAAAATATTGGCTTTTGTATTAGCTGTTATTATGATAGGTTTATGTTTGATTTCATCATTTTATATTGCAAAGCAAGTTATTTCTAATATAAATAAATTTCATGATGGGCTTATTAATTTCTTTAACTTTATAAATAATCATCATAATAAAGATATTGAGCCAATATCTATAAAATCTAAAGATGAATTTGGTCAAATGGCTACAATTATAAATGAAAATATTTCAAAAACAAAGAAAAATATACAAAAAGAAGCAGAACTAATAGAAGATGCAACTTATGTAGCAAATATGATAAAGCAAGGTCATTTAAGCAATAAAATTCAAGTAAGCTCAAATAATGAGACATTAAATGAATTAAAAGAAGTTATAAATGAAATGCTTGAAAATATGAGACAAAATATAATTTCAATAATGGATATATTGCAAAGTTATAGAAACTATGATTATACAAAAGTTATAAATACAAGTAATATGCAAGGAAGTATGAAGCAATTAAGTGAAGATGTAAATAGTGTAGGAATGACTATTACAAGTATGCTTGTTGATAGTAGAAAAACAGGAGTTTATTTAGAAAATGATTCAAATAGTCTAACAAAAAATGTTAATACTCTTTCAACTATTGCAAGACAACAAGCTGCAAGTCTTGAAGAAACAGCTGCTGCAATAGAAGAGGTTACTTCAAATTTAGAAAATACTACAAAACAAGCACTTAAAATGTCTAACTTATCAAATGAGACAAAACAAGCAGCTATTATTGGAAAAGAAAAAGCTTCAAAAACTGTTGTTTCTATGGATGAAATAAACCAAACAGTAAATGCAATAACTGAATCAATTAGTGTGATTGACCAAATTGCATTTCAAACAAATATTCTTTCACTAAACGCAGCTGTGGAAGCGGCAACTGCTGGTGAGGCTGGAAAAGGGTTCGCAGTGGTAGCTCAAGAAGTTAGAAATCTTGCAGGAAGAAGTTCACACGCTGCTAAACAGATTAAACAGTTAGTTGAAAATGCAACACTAAAAGCAAATGAAGGTAAAACAATAAGTACTCAGATGATTGAAGGTTTTGAGCAGTTAAATGAAAAAATTGAGCAAACAACTCTTTTAGTAGATGATGTTTCAAAGACTTCAAAAGAGCAAAGTGAGACAATGACACAGATAAATGAAACAATGGCAGAGCTTGATAAAAATACACAAGAAAATGCAAAAGCAGCAGAAAACACAAGTTTAATTGCACAAAAAACTAATAGTTTAGCTATAAAGGCCCTAAAAGCCACAGATGACAAAAAATTTGAGGGGAAAGATGAAATAAAAGCAAAAAATAGCTATTAA
- a CDS encoding cytochrome-c peroxidase → MKIIKTLAFCAISASFMFGSSSLVTKATNSGLKSMPESNLELLKIIDNKKDPITKEKVELGKKLYFDPRLSKSGLISCNTCHNLALGGTDGVSAAIGHKWTMNPHHLNSPTVYNSVFFDAQFWDGRSKHLADQAQGPVQAGPEMAAPKSLVEKRINSIPEYIAEFKKAYTDDVKISFEKITSTIAIFEKTLVTPSRFDSFLNGNENALTKEEKKGLNTFIDKGCASCHNGIALGGTMQPFQVAAKYSFAKVGDFKGDKNSMVKTPTLRNITETAPYFHNGQIWSLSQAVKEMGSTQLGIKISDKEANEIVTFLKSLKGDKPQIVYPQLPESTINTPKPQYD, encoded by the coding sequence ATGAAAATAATTAAGACTTTAGCATTTTGTGCTATTAGTGCAAGTTTTATGTTTGGTAGTAGCTCTTTAGTTACTAAAGCAACAAATAGTGGTTTAAAATCAATGCCAGAGAGTAATTTAGAATTACTTAAAATTATTGATAATAAAAAAGACCCAATAACAAAAGAGAAAGTTGAGTTAGGTAAAAAACTATATTTTGATCCTAGGTTATCAAAAAGTGGACTTATTTCATGTAATACATGTCACAATTTAGCACTTGGTGGGACTGATGGTGTTAGTGCTGCAATTGGACATAAATGGACTATGAATCCACATCATCTTAACTCGCCAACTGTTTATAACTCTGTATTTTTTGATGCACAGTTTTGGGATGGAAGAAGTAAACACTTAGCAGACCAAGCACAAGGACCAGTACAAGCAGGACCAGAAATGGCTGCACCAAAATCTTTAGTTGAAAAAAGAATAAACTCAATTCCTGAATATATTGCTGAGTTTAAAAAAGCATATACTGATGATGTAAAAATTAGTTTTGAAAAAATCACTTCAACAATTGCAATTTTTGAGAAAACATTAGTTACTCCATCAAGATTTGATAGTTTCTTAAATGGAAATGAAAATGCATTAACAAAAGAAGAAAAAAAAGGGTTAAATACTTTTATTGATAAAGGTTGTGCTTCATGTCACAATGGTATTGCATTAGGTGGGACAATGCAACCATTCCAAGTTGCAGCTAAATACTCTTTTGCAAAAGTAGGGGATTTTAAAGGTGATAAAAACTCAATGGTAAAAACTCCAACTTTAAGAAATATTACTGAGACTGCTCCATATTTCCATAATGGTCAAATTTGGTCTTTAAGTCAAGCAGTAAAAGAGATGGGTTCTACTCAATTAGGAATAAAAATTAGTGATAAAGAAGCAAATGAAATTGTAACATTCTTAAAATCATTAAAAGGTGATAAACCTCAAATTGTTTATCCTCAATTACCAGAATCTACAATCAATACTCCAAAACCACAGTATGACTAA
- a CDS encoding MFS transporter, protein MSKKNRFSVMPISSLFFSITFLAIGYGMVLTFIGVYLKKNGINDISIGIINACFFLGAILSSIFSQSIISKVGHIRSYTNFAALMVITFLIQYLFFNEFLWGILRFIAGFCYFSILIIIESWLNEKSTTDIRGKVLAIYEIIFYLSTALGQLFLTVDDLSSSIFILGSILVLVSIPSIALTKIKEPKLLPFERYSLPKIYDIVPLATTTSFIGGIFIGSFFTMAPVYVLEKYHSVDVVSYFMITVILGGLLAEWPIGIVSDKYGRRKIIAIVSFITAISSSLFLFIGQDTNLLYGCAFLLGLTIFSLYPLSLARANDVLNEDSDILEISRTLLFTYGLGSFVAPIIVGFLFKYYNDAMFIMYALIGLFLTFYSLSKKRVADDELSTFVNMPLASGADIAHLDPRVDENNN, encoded by the coding sequence ATGTCTAAAAAAAATAGGTTTTCAGTTATGCCTATATCTTCGCTATTTTTTTCAATAACTTTTTTAGCTATTGGTTATGGTATGGTTCTTACTTTTATTGGAGTATATTTAAAAAAGAATGGTATCAATGATATTTCAATTGGTATTATTAATGCTTGTTTTTTCCTAGGAGCAATACTTTCATCAATATTTAGTCAAAGTATTATTTCAAAAGTTGGACATATTAGAAGTTATACTAATTTTGCTGCACTTATGGTTATTACATTTTTGATTCAATATCTATTTTTTAATGAATTTTTATGGGGTATTTTAAGATTTATTGCTGGTTTTTGCTATTTTAGTATTCTTATAATAATTGAGAGTTGGTTAAATGAAAAATCAACAACAGATATTAGAGGAAAAGTTCTTGCAATATATGAAATTATCTTTTATTTATCAACAGCATTAGGACAACTATTTTTAACAGTTGATGACTTAAGTAGTTCTATTTTTATATTAGGTTCTATTTTGGTATTAGTATCAATTCCATCAATTGCATTAACAAAAATAAAAGAGCCAAAACTACTACCATTTGAGAGATACTCCCTACCTAAAATATATGATATTGTTCCCCTTGCAACAACAACAAGTTTTATTGGTGGTATTTTTATAGGTTCATTTTTTACAATGGCTCCTGTATATGTACTAGAAAAATATCACTCTGTTGATGTAGTTTCATATTTTATGATAACAGTAATTTTAGGTGGACTTTTAGCTGAATGGCCTATTGGTATTGTTTCAGATAAATATGGAAGAAGAAAAATTATTGCAATAGTATCTTTTATAACAGCAATATCTTCTTCTTTATTTTTATTTATAGGACAAGATACAAATCTTTTATATGGTTGTGCTTTTCTTTTAGGACTTACTATATTTTCACTATATCCTTTAAGTTTAGCAAGAGCAAATGATGTTTTAAATGAAGATAGTGATATATTAGAAATAAGTAGAACACTTCTATTTACTTATGGATTAGGTTCTTTTGTTGCTCCAATTATTGTAGGGTTTTTATTTAAATACTATAATGATGCAATGTTTATTATGTATGCACTAATAGGACTATTTTTAACATTTTACTCTTTATCTAAAAAAAGAGTTGCAGATGATGAACTTAGTACATTTGTAAATATGCCTTTGGCTTCTGGTGCAGATATTGCTCATCTTGACCCAAGAGTTGATGAAAACAATAATTAA
- a CDS encoding alpha/beta hydrolase-fold protein: MFINSNILVKSIFFSLLFLLNFQSINAKKLNFEKEVKIEKNSSYTFEIELKKEDYLIANFKADNDFKNFVLKNKKSQIRILKKQNQKYGTIHTIIPSSGKYLFEVITSSKDINFSFKIEKIIPKENQLKEEEKVSRPIISKILQKQKELLLKNNDTSNFWKMVKKKGTPLIEKVDFDKYIITFLYKGAKRNVRLLGAPEHTHPKLARLLNSDIWYISYIVPKKTRLSYQLAPDVPNIKATKREQKVAILATLQKDPLNKFPYITNKNSDKYNTSSSIIIDDKNTKDYSLEKSKNKGIVKNYSISSEILKNRRDIDIYTPYNFDKNKEFALLFVFDGKAYQSKIPTPTILDNLIYEKKIKQTVAIFIDNVANKRGIELPCNEDFAKFMATELYPFVIKKLNKKVKKENVILTGSSYGGLASMYVAFKYPDIFGNVLSQSGSFWWSKKDDKKTQWLTRQIKKEKRKNIKIYLNAGLFETGFKPIDILESNRHLKDVLISKKYQVFYEDFPSGHDYFNWRVRLANGLINLLN; encoded by the coding sequence TTGTTTATAAATTCTAACATATTAGTAAAGAGTATTTTTTTCTCTTTACTTTTTTTATTAAATTTTCAAAGCATAAATGCAAAAAAATTAAACTTTGAGAAAGAAGTAAAAATAGAAAAAAACAGTTCATATACTTTTGAAATAGAGTTAAAAAAAGAAGATTATTTAATAGCAAATTTTAAAGCTGATAATGACTTTAAAAATTTTGTATTAAAAAATAAAAAATCTCAAATAAGAATATTAAAAAAACAAAATCAAAAATATGGAACAATTCATACAATAATTCCTTCATCTGGAAAATATCTATTTGAAGTAATAACTTCATCAAAAGATATAAATTTTTCATTTAAAATAGAAAAAATCATCCCAAAAGAAAATCAACTAAAAGAAGAAGAAAAAGTATCTAGACCAATTATTAGTAAGATACTTCAAAAACAAAAAGAACTACTACTAAAAAATAATGATACCTCAAATTTTTGGAAAATGGTAAAGAAAAAAGGTACTCCGTTAATAGAAAAAGTTGATTTTGACAAATATATAATAACTTTTTTATACAAAGGTGCTAAAAGAAATGTAAGATTATTAGGTGCACCTGAACATACTCATCCAAAATTAGCAAGATTGTTAAATAGTGATATTTGGTATATAAGTTATATAGTTCCAAAAAAAACAAGGCTATCTTATCAGCTTGCACCTGATGTACCTAATATAAAAGCAACAAAAAGAGAACAAAAAGTTGCAATACTAGCAACTTTACAAAAAGACCCTTTAAATAAATTTCCATATATAACAAATAAAAATAGTGATAAATACAATACAAGTTCATCTATAATTATTGATGATAAAAATACAAAAGATTATTCACTAGAAAAAAGTAAAAATAAAGGAATAGTAAAGAATTACTCAATTAGTAGTGAGATTTTAAAAAATAGAAGAGATATAGATATTTATACTCCCTATAATTTTGATAAAAATAAAGAGTTTGCTTTACTTTTTGTATTTGATGGTAAAGCTTATCAATCTAAAATTCCTACTCCTACAATTTTAGATAACTTAATTTATGAAAAAAAAATAAAACAAACTGTTGCTATTTTTATAGATAATGTTGCAAATAAAAGAGGTATTGAATTACCTTGTAATGAAGATTTTGCAAAATTTATGGCAACAGAACTATACCCTTTTGTAATAAAAAAATTAAATAAAAAAGTAAAAAAAGAAAATGTTATTTTAACGGGTTCTAGTTATGGTGGATTAGCATCTATGTATGTAGCATTTAAGTATCCAGATATTTTTGGAAATGTATTAAGCCAATCAGGTTCATTTTGGTGGAGTAAAAAAGATGATAAAAAAACACAATGGCTAACAAGACAAATAAAAAAAGAAAAAAGAAAAAATATTAAAATCTATTTGAATGCAGGACTATTTGAAACTGGGTTTAAACCAATTGATATTTTGGAATCAAATAGACATTTAAAAGATGTTTTAATATCAAAAAAATACCAAGTTTTTTATGAGGATTTTCCTTCTGGACATGATTATTTTAACTGGAGAGTTAGACTAGCAAATGGCTTAATAAACCTATTAAATTAA
- a CDS encoding TonB-dependent siderophore receptor, with protein MTHKKIIMSLITSIALIPNIYAEDIGSVDVIGSSDTITENSNIYTIKSTKSATKMNLDLLETPQSVSVTTSQKMKDFNLTTLEDVLNSSNGIYVEQAEQDRVQFTSRGFNITNIQIDGVSLPLSGNYLNGDMDMALFDRVEVTKGATGLTSAHGNPGATVNLIRKKPTKELKGSVKLSAGSWNYKRFDLDVSSALNEEGTVRGRIIAAKEDTDSYLDRYESDSTLFSAIVEADLSDTLLLTTGFSYYKDDNDSSQWGGIPTVYSNGKATNYDISANPSPNWAYRDVKTLEAYAKIRKTFSNDWQLNANYLFKKTKEDSNLVNFWGIPNQNEIGYKTDLVQKTNSETKEHSIDISYDGNYSLFGQEHSAVIGVNFARRTKDETAHRGFLGSLGVDVDLDHWNGNTSDYSSAYATEVLTDYTEKQAALYFATNYHILDNLSLLVGTRITNWKTEGINFGSEEETKDNGVFTPYAGLVYKINDNLSTYVSYTTTFEPQNYIDENKSLIDPAEGKSYEAGIKTSFFNGKLNTNISVFKTEQDNIAAYGGTLSDGRTYYTSNDGVKTKGFEIEANGSLTDNINMSLGYTKFTTKDDNDEDFNTYLPKELLRASITYNPSFIPALKVGAAFSYQEAIKTQRSSYTISQRAIKTIDLMANYQISKNLDLNINATNLTNEKYYGGLIKQTYANYATPRRIGASLVYKF; from the coding sequence ATGACTCATAAAAAAATTATCATGTCTTTAATTACTTCAATTGCATTAATACCAAATATCTATGCAGAAGACATAGGTTCTGTTGATGTAATAGGTTCATCTGATACTATCACAGAAAATAGTAATATATATACAATAAAATCTACAAAATCTGCTACTAAAATGAATTTAGATTTATTAGAAACTCCACAAAGTGTAAGTGTTACAACTTCACAAAAAATGAAAGATTTTAATCTTACTACTTTAGAAGATGTTTTAAATAGTAGTAATGGAATTTATGTTGAACAAGCAGAACAAGATAGAGTTCAATTCACTTCAAGAGGATTCAATATAACAAATATTCAAATTGATGGAGTTAGTCTTCCTTTAAGTGGAAATTACTTAAATGGTGATATGGATATGGCTCTATTTGATAGAGTTGAAGTTACAAAAGGAGCAACTGGACTTACAAGTGCACATGGAAATCCAGGAGCAACTGTAAACTTAATAAGAAAAAAACCAACAAAAGAGTTAAAAGGAAGTGTAAAATTATCAGCAGGTTCTTGGAATTACAAAAGATTTGATTTAGATGTATCAAGTGCATTAAATGAAGAAGGAACAGTAAGAGGAAGAATAATAGCAGCAAAAGAAGATACTGATTCTTATTTGGATAGATATGAATCTGATTCTACTTTATTTTCTGCAATTGTAGAAGCAGATTTAAGTGATACATTATTACTTACTACTGGATTTTCATACTATAAAGATGATAATGATAGCTCTCAATGGGGTGGAATTCCAACTGTATATTCAAATGGTAAAGCTACAAATTATGATATCTCAGCAAATCCATCACCAAATTGGGCATATAGAGATGTAAAAACTTTAGAAGCATATGCGAAGATTAGAAAAACATTTTCTAATGATTGGCAATTAAATGCAAATTATCTATTTAAAAAAACTAAAGAAGATTCAAATTTAGTTAATTTTTGGGGAATTCCAAATCAAAATGAGATAGGTTATAAAACAGACTTAGTTCAAAAAACAAATAGCGAAACAAAAGAACACTCAATTGATATTAGCTATGATGGTAATTACTCTTTATTTGGTCAAGAGCATAGTGCTGTAATTGGTGTTAATTTTGCAAGAAGAACTAAAGATGAAACTGCACATAGAGGCTTTTTAGGTTCTCTAGGAGTTGATGTTGATTTAGACCATTGGAATGGAAATACAAGTGATTACTCTTCAGCTTATGCAACTGAAGTTTTAACTGATTATACAGAAAAACAAGCTGCACTATATTTTGCAACAAACTATCATATTTTAGATAATCTTAGTTTATTAGTAGGAACAAGAATTACAAATTGGAAAACAGAAGGTATTAACTTTGGAAGTGAAGAAGAGACTAAAGATAATGGTGTATTTACTCCTTATGCAGGGTTAGTTTATAAAATAAATGACAATTTATCTACATATGTAAGTTACACTACTACATTTGAGCCTCAAAATTATATTGATGAAAATAAAAGTTTAATTGACCCAGCTGAAGGGAAAAGTTATGAAGCAGGAATAAAAACATCATTTTTTAATGGTAAATTAAATACAAATATCTCAGTATTTAAAACAGAACAAGACAATATTGCAGCTTATGGAGGAACATTAAGTGATGGAAGAACTTATTATACTTCAAATGATGGTGTAAAAACAAAAGGTTTCGAAATTGAAGCTAATGGTAGTTTAACTGATAATATTAATATGAGTTTAGGATATACAAAATTTACAACTAAAGATGATAATGATGAAGATTTCAATACATACTTACCAAAAGAGTTATTAAGAGCTTCAATTACATATAATCCAAGCTTTATACCTGCATTAAAAGTTGGTGCAGCATTTAGTTATCAAGAAGCAATAAAAACTCAAAGAAGTTCATATACAATTAGTCAAAGAGCTATTAAAACTATTGATTTAATGGCAAATTATCAAATAAGTAAAAACCTTGATTTAAATATCAATGCAACAAACTTAACTAATGAAAAATATTATGGTGGATTAATAAAACAAACTTACGCAAACTATGCAACACCAAGAAGAATAGGAGCTTCACTTGTTTATAAATTCTAA
- a CDS encoding response regulator, which yields MSKVSNFVKENISILIVEDETVLAIGMEYSLQNMGYNISGIESSAQNAINHVRQNRPDIIIMDINLKGDVSGTTAAKQIWQYYKVPIIFLTSYSDEKTIKKAIECEPYGYLLKPCKDDELNIAIQVAIYKHNYFFKNIKTFNKTDNLIKLTNKVDFHKGKSLLYYENNPIKLTGNETKLFEILCENIGETVSFERISSYIWRDGFYDLGKLRTLIYRVKQKTKEDLIQSVFEVGYKIEEF from the coding sequence ATGTCAAAAGTTTCAAATTTTGTAAAAGAAAATATTTCTATATTGATAGTAGAAGATGAAACAGTATTAGCAATAGGAATGGAATATTCATTACAAAATATGGGTTATAATATCAGTGGAATAGAATCATCTGCACAAAATGCTATTAATCATGTAAGACAAAATAGACCAGATATTATAATAATGGATATTAATTTAAAAGGTGATGTTTCAGGAACAACCGCTGCAAAACAAATTTGGCAATATTATAAAGTTCCTATAATATTTTTAACTTCATATAGTGATGAAAAAACTATAAAAAAAGCTATTGAGTGTGAGCCATATGGTTATTTACTAAAGCCTTGTAAAGATGATGAATTAAATATTGCAATTCAAGTTGCAATATATAAACATAACTATTTTTTTAAAAATATCAAAACTTTTAATAAAACAGATAATTTAATAAAATTGACAAATAAAGTAGATTTTCATAAGGGTAAATCTTTACTTTATTATGAAAATAATCCAATAAAATTGACAGGAAATGAGACAAAATTATTTGAAATTTTATGTGAAAATATTGGTGAAACAGTTAGTTTTGAAAGAATAAGTTCTTATATTTGGAGAGATGGTTTTTATGATTTAGGAAAATTAAGAACATTAATTTATAGAGTAAAACAGAAAACAAAAGAGGACTTAATTCAAAGTGTTTTTGAAGTAGGTTATAAAATAGAAGAATTTTAA
- a CDS encoding sensor histidine kinase: protein MRQLRKKLPLSLKIVLSFFILGVILLTLLFILIIPNIKKKDYESAIFQTEKIVLLTRQEIKLVVEYFRRYGNSETTIHKMDISNQIEKIKLKEKYNKKYNNLHTDLEKISNNYTCSIKLNNNLIFKNSNITKSYSENKFENNNWIVKSAVDYETICPHEKYYLYKTKIANDNLYLTCDSNFKQNSFNIEAHVKKTVQKGFELTQNIHEGKIYLIWINKNIKNLNLNFENLENKNDKNFCVSNISSIKIPKTGELKVKNIFEVDDIKTFEHKLENKDALTWVSKIYEDENEKFFLILTSYKKDFENSLNNSFLNILPISIIALIVSICVGFLIFRRWIKSIEKLSFTARNICSGNLSLRSNIKGDDDIGVLGVAFDTMLNTLEDNIKQLDLKVENRTKELTQSLDEKETLLKEIHHRVKNNLAMTINFIKFQKYKVDNNTTKQMLTQIENRVYTMELLHRKLYESKDLNSIDIKKYISELVNDFSKSFDDKNINITLDIDLAFLSIDYAMPCGLIINEALTNSYKYAFKSDTNNQIKISFKVDNYKNCILNIKDNGIGLPDDFDLNRAKSLGLRLIYSISKNQLLGKIEHIKKEGTEFKIEFKIMEN from the coding sequence TTGCGACAATTAAGAAAAAAACTACCTCTGTCTTTAAAGATTGTATTATCATTTTTTATATTAGGAGTTATTTTATTAACACTTCTTTTTATTCTTATTATTCCTAATATAAAAAAGAAAGATTATGAAAGTGCTATATTTCAAACAGAAAAAATTGTTTTATTGACAAGGCAAGAGATAAAACTAGTAGTTGAGTATTTTAGAAGATATGGTAATAGTGAAACAACTATTCATAAAATGGATATTTCTAATCAAATAGAAAAGATAAAACTAAAAGAAAAGTATAATAAAAAATATAACAATTTACATACTGATTTAGAAAAAATATCAAATAATTATACTTGTAGTATTAAATTAAATAATAATTTAATATTTAAAAACTCAAATATCACAAAAAGCTATTCTGAAAATAAATTTGAAAACAATAATTGGATAGTAAAAAGTGCAGTTGATTATGAAACTATTTGTCCCCATGAAAAATACTATTTATACAAAACAAAAATAGCAAACGATAATCTTTATTTAACTTGTGATTCTAATTTCAAACAAAACTCTTTTAATATAGAAGCTCATGTTAAAAAGACAGTACAAAAAGGATTTGAACTTACTCAAAATATTCATGAAGGAAAAATATATCTTATTTGGATAAATAAAAATATAAAAAATCTAAATTTAAATTTTGAGAATTTAGAAAATAAAAATGATAAAAATTTTTGTGTTAGTAATATCTCAAGTATAAAAATACCAAAAACTGGAGAGTTAAAAGTAAAAAATATTTTTGAGGTAGATGATATAAAAACATTTGAACACAAATTGGAAAATAAAGATGCTCTTACTTGGGTTAGTAAAATATATGAAGATGAAAATGAGAAGTTTTTTTTAATTCTAACTTCTTATAAAAAAGATTTTGAAAATAGTTTAAACAATAGCTTTTTAAATATCTTACCAATTTCTATTATTGCATTGATTGTATCAATTTGTGTAGGTTTTTTAATATTTAGAAGATGGATAAAAAGTATAGAAAAACTCTCATTTACAGCACGAAATATATGTAGTGGAAATTTGAGTTTACGAAGTAATATAAAAGGTGATGATGATATTGGAGTTTTAGGTGTTGCTTTTGATACGATGTTAAATACATTGGAAGATAATATAAAACAGTTAGATTTAAAAGTAGAAAATAGAACAAAAGAGTTAACTCAATCTTTAGATGAAAAAGAGACATTATTAAAAGAGATACATCACAGAGTTAAAAACAATTTAGCAATGACTATAAACTTTATAAAATTTCAAAAATATAAAGTTGATAATAACACTACAAAACAGATGCTAACACAAATAGAAAATAGAGTATATACTATGGAGTTATTGCATAGAAAATTGTATGAATCTAAAGATTTAAATTCAATAGATATAAAAAAATATATAAGTGAATTGGTAAATGATTTCTCAAAAAGTTTTGATGATAAAAATATAAATATTACATTAGATATTGATTTGGCTTTTTTAAGTATTGATTATGCGATGCCTTGTGGTTTAATTATCAATGAGGCATTAACTAATTCATATAAATATGCTTTTAAAAGTGATACAAATAATCAAATAAAAATAAGTTTTAAAGTAGATAATTATAAAAATTGTATTTTAAATATTAAAGATAATGGAATAGGATTACCAGATGATTTTGATCTTAATAGGGCAAAAAGTTTAGGATTGAGATTAATATATTCAATATCAAAAAATCAACTTTTAGGAAAAATAGAGCATATAAAAAAGGAAGGAACAGAGTTTAAAATAGAGTTTAAAATAATGGAAAATTGA